In Cryptomeria japonica chromosome 10, Sugi_1.0, whole genome shotgun sequence, a genomic segment contains:
- the LOC131859316 gene encoding ribulose bisphosphate carboxylase large chain-like yields the protein MFILFLGICLTLLLRLEDLRIPPAYSKTFQGPPHGIQVERDKLNKYGHPLLGCTIKPKLGLSAKNYGRVVYECLHGGLDFTKDDENVNSQPFMRWRDHFCFCAEAIYKAQAETGEIKGHYLNAIAGTCEEMMKRAVFARELGVPIVMHDYLTGGFTANTSLAHYCRDNDLLLHIHSAMHAIIDRQRNHGMHFRVLAKALRMSGGDHIHAGTIVGKLEGEREVTLGFVDLLRDDFIEKDQSRGIYFTQDWVSMLGVLPVASGGIHVWHMPTLTEIFGDDSVLQFGGGTLGHPWGNSPGAVANRVALEGCVQACNEGRDLAREGNEVIREATKWSPELAAACEVWKEIKFEFDTIDRLEKEKI from the coding sequence ATGTTTATCTTGTTTTTAGGAATATGCCTGACATTACTTCTACGTCTAGAAGATTTACGAATTCCTCCTGCTTATTCAAAAACTTTCCAAGGCCCACCACATGGTATTCAAGTAGAAAGagataaattaaacaaatatggtcATCCTTTGTTAGGATGTACTATAAAACCAAAATTGGGTCTATCTGCCAAGAATTATGGTAGAGTGGTTTATGAATGTCTCCATGGTGGACTTGATTTTACCAAggatgatgaaaatgtgaattcCCAACCATTTATGCGCTGGAGAGATCATTTCTGCTTTTGTGCAGAAGCAATTTATAAAGCTCAGGCTGAGACGGGTGAGATTAAGGGACATTACCTCAATGCTATTGCAGGTACatgtgaagaaatgatgaaaagagcaGTATTCGCCAGAGAATTAGGAGTTCCTATAGTCATGCATGACTATCTGACTGGAGGTTTTACGGCAAATACTTCGTTGGCTCATTATTGCCGAGATAACGACCTACTTCTTCACATTCACAGCGCAATGCATGCAATTATTGACAGACAAAGAAATCATGGTATGCACTTCCGTGTATTGGCTAAAGCACTACGTATGTCTGGTGGAGATCATATTCATGCTGGTACTATAGTAGGTAAACTTGAAGGAGAACGGGAAGTGACTTTGGGTTTTGTTGATCTATTGCGTGATGATTTTATTGAAAAAGACCAAAGTCGTGGTATTTATTTCACTCAAGATTGGGTCTCTATGCTGGGTGTTCTGCCTGTAGCTTCAGGAGGTATTCACGTTTGGCATATGCCTACTCTGACCGAGATCTTTGGGGATGATTCCGTATTACAGTTCGGTGGAGGGACTTTGGGGCACCCTTGGGGAAATTCACCTGGTGCAGTGGCTAATCGGGTCGCTTTAGAAGGTTGTGTACAAGCTTGTAATGAAGGACGTGATCTTGCGCGTGAAGGTAATGAAGTGATCCGCGAAGCTACTAAATGGAGCCCTGAACTAGCTGCCGCTTGTGAAGTATGGAAagaaatcaaatttgaatttgataCGATTGATCGCTT
- the LOC131859317 gene encoding small ribosomal subunit protein uS11c, whose translation MKIRAFVRKICEKCHLIRRRKRLLICDVSKNTKKFVSKTRRKYVPRRATRRFLPRKTKHRILKGVIYVRASFRNTIVTVTDTRGQAVSWSFAGACGFKGTKRHSPFAAQTAAANVVDTLVNHGLLKEAEVMISGPSPRRDTALRAIAQSGIQLSYVRDVTPMPHNGCRPPKRRRV comes from the exons ATGAAAATCCGTGCTTTTGTTCGGAAAATTTGCGAAAAGTGCCACCTAATTCGTAGACGGAAACGCCTTCTT ATTTGCGATgtgtcaaaaaatacaaaaaaatttgtgtcaaaaACTAGAAGAAAATATGTGCCACGTAGAGCTACAAGAAGATTTTTGCCACGTAAAACTAAACATCGAATACTGAAAGGAGTTATTTATGTTCGAGCAAGTTTTCGCAATACCATTGTTACTGTTACAGATACACGGGGGCAAGCGGTTTCTTGGTCTTTTGCCGGTGCTTGTGGATTCAAAGGTACAAAAAGACATTCACCATTTGCTGCTCAGACTGCAGCAGCAAATGTTGTTGATACCTTAGTAAATCATGGTCTTCTGAAAGAAGCAGAAGTTATGATAAGTGGCCCTAGTCCGAGGAGAGATACAGCATTACGAGCCATTGCTCAAAGTGGTATACAATTAAGTTATGTACGTGATGTAACTCCTATGCCACATAACGGATGTAGACCTCCCAAAAGAAGACGTGTATAA